A single bacterium DNA region contains:
- the uvrA gene encoding excinuclease ABC subunit UvrA yields MEIRGACEHNLRQLDVSIPRDRLVVITGLSGSGKSSLAFDTIYAEGQRRYVESLSAYARQFLQQMEKPDVDSIEGLSPAISIEQKSVSRNPRSTVGTVTEIYDYMRLLFSSVGTPHCTKCGREIRPQTVQQMVDRILALPERSRVVLYAPYVRGKKGEYQKQLAQMAKDGFVRARIDGEMVDLGGEPPKLDKQKKHSIDIVIDRLVIRPGLEGRLASSLETALKVSGGLVIVAPSGVAEETLSQDYSCASCGTNLAEITPRLFSFNSPYGACSKCSGLGTIMAVDEDRVIADPERSIDAGAIAPWPSSSKSWRMRMIRTLAKEMRFELSEPWNKLPKKARQAILYGSGDKELTFELSGKKSSYKWTGAYEGIIPVLERRYKDTDSTSIRAEIEKYMAVHTCPECDGRRLRPEALAVKVSGRSIDQLSDQTVDELGEFFSGLKLDRRETAIAGKVVQEIQDRLGFLRAVGVGYLSLDRSSGTLSGGESQRIRLATQIGSKLMGVLYVLDEPSIGLHQRDNARLLKTLRGMRDLGNSVLVVEHDEETIRSADWVIDLGPGAGIHGGEVVAQGTPREVEEHPDSLTGHYLRGDLHVPTPGKRNLPGGRTLVVSGASHNNLKNLTVEFPLGLFIVVTGVSGSGKSSLVNDILYRALAQRFYRAQERAGKHTRIAGLEHLDKVIAIDQSPIGRTPRSNPATYTNVFQHIRSLMAKTPEARMRGYKPGRFSFNVKGGRCEACKGDGQIKIEMHFLPDIYVTCEICGGKRYGRETLEVRYKGKNIAEILDMPVEEASEFFRNVPPVARILGTLNEVGLGYIRLGQPATTLSGGEAQRVKLARELCKRATGRTLYLLDEPTTGLHFDDVGKLLRLLHRLVETGNTVVVIEHNLEVIKTADWILDLGPEGGGEGGHLVASGPPEKVARVKQSHTGQYLRKAL; encoded by the coding sequence ATAGAGATCCGGGGCGCCTGCGAACACAACCTCCGCCAGCTGGACGTGAGCATCCCACGCGACCGACTGGTGGTGATCACCGGCCTGTCCGGCTCGGGCAAGTCATCGCTGGCCTTCGACACCATCTATGCCGAAGGGCAGCGGCGCTACGTGGAGTCGCTGTCGGCCTACGCCCGCCAGTTTCTCCAACAGATGGAAAAGCCCGACGTCGACTCGATCGAGGGACTGTCGCCGGCGATCTCGATCGAGCAGAAGTCGGTGTCGCGCAATCCGCGCTCGACGGTGGGGACGGTGACCGAGATCTACGACTACATGCGGCTTCTGTTCTCTTCGGTCGGGACCCCGCATTGCACGAAGTGCGGCCGTGAGATTCGCCCTCAAACGGTCCAGCAGATGGTGGACCGGATACTGGCTCTGCCGGAGCGAAGCCGCGTGGTTCTGTACGCGCCCTACGTTCGCGGCAAGAAGGGCGAGTACCAGAAGCAGCTGGCACAGATGGCGAAAGATGGGTTCGTGCGAGCTCGAATTGATGGAGAGATGGTCGATCTCGGGGGTGAGCCACCGAAACTGGACAAGCAGAAGAAGCACTCAATCGATATCGTGATCGATCGCCTGGTCATTCGACCCGGACTCGAGGGCCGGTTGGCGTCTTCGCTCGAGACCGCGCTCAAGGTGAGTGGTGGTTTGGTCATCGTGGCGCCCTCGGGCGTTGCCGAGGAGACCCTCTCACAGGATTATTCGTGCGCGAGCTGTGGTACCAATCTCGCCGAGATCACCCCCCGACTGTTCTCATTCAACAGCCCCTACGGAGCCTGTTCGAAGTGTTCGGGCCTGGGCACGATCATGGCGGTGGACGAGGATCGTGTGATCGCGGACCCGGAACGATCGATCGATGCCGGAGCGATTGCGCCGTGGCCGTCGAGCAGCAAGTCCTGGCGCATGCGCATGATCAGGACTCTGGCGAAAGAGATGCGCTTCGAGCTGTCCGAGCCGTGGAACAAGCTCCCCAAGAAGGCGCGCCAGGCGATTCTCTATGGCAGTGGCGACAAGGAGCTGACCTTCGAGCTGAGCGGAAAGAAATCGAGCTACAAGTGGACCGGGGCCTACGAGGGCATCATTCCGGTCCTCGAGCGACGTTACAAAGACACCGACTCGACGTCGATTCGCGCCGAGATCGAAAAGTACATGGCGGTACACACCTGTCCGGAGTGCGACGGACGTCGGCTGCGCCCGGAAGCCCTGGCGGTCAAGGTCTCAGGTCGCTCGATCGATCAGCTCTCGGATCAAACGGTCGATGAGCTGGGCGAGTTCTTCTCGGGCTTGAAGCTGGACAGGCGTGAAACGGCGATCGCCGGCAAGGTCGTGCAAGAGATCCAGGACCGTCTGGGATTCCTCCGAGCTGTGGGTGTCGGCTACCTGTCCTTGGACAGATCGTCGGGCACCCTCTCCGGTGGGGAGAGCCAGCGGATTCGTCTGGCCACGCAGATCGGCAGCAAGCTGATGGGGGTGCTCTACGTTCTCGACGAGCCTTCGATCGGGCTTCACCAGCGCGACAACGCGCGACTCCTGAAGACTCTCAGAGGCATGCGCGACCTAGGCAACTCGGTACTGGTCGTGGAGCATGACGAAGAGACCATCCGATCGGCGGACTGGGTGATCGACCTGGGTCCCGGCGCGGGCATTCACGGCGGCGAGGTGGTCGCCCAGGGCACCCCGCGGGAGGTCGAGGAGCACCCCGATTCTCTCACCGGGCACTACCTGCGGGGCGATCTGCACGTGCCCACGCCCGGGAAGCGAAACCTGCCCGGCGGACGCACGCTGGTGGTGAGCGGCGCCAGCCACAACAACCTGAAGAATCTGACGGTCGAGTTTCCGCTCGGACTCTTCATCGTCGTGACCGGTGTCTCGGGCTCGGGCAAGAGCAGCCTGGTCAACGACATTCTGTACCGAGCACTGGCCCAGCGCTTCTACCGGGCTCAAGAGCGCGCCGGCAAGCACACCCGGATCGCCGGTCTCGAGCACTTGGACAAGGTGATCGCCATCGACCAGAGCCCGATCGGGCGAACGCCGAGATCGAACCCGGCCACCTACACCAACGTCTTTCAGCACATCCGTTCGCTCATGGCGAAGACGCCCGAGGCGCGTATGCGCGGCTACAAGCCGGGGCGTTTCAGCTTCAACGTCAAGGGGGGGCGGTGCGAGGCCTGCAAGGGAGATGGTCAGATCAAGATCGAGATGCACTTCCTCCCCGATATCTACGTCACTTGCGAAATCTGCGGCGGCAAACGCTATGGGCGCGAGACTCTCGAGGTTAGGTACAAAGGCAAGAATATCGCCGAGATTCTGGACATGCCGGTGGAGGAAGCGAGCGAGTTCTTTCGCAATGTGCCGCCGGTGGCGCGGATTCTCGGCACCCTGAACGAGGTAGGCCTCGGCTACATTCGACTGGGTCAACCGGCGACGACGCTCTCGGGCGGCGAAGCCCAGCGGGTCAAGCTCGCTCGCGAGCTCTGCAAGCGCGCCACCGGCCGGACGCTGTACCTTCTCGATGAGCCCACGACCGGCCTGCATTTCGATGACGTCGGCAAGCTCCTGCGACTTCTGCATCGGCTGGTCGAGACCGGAAACACAGTCGTGGTGATCGAGCACAACCTCGAAGTCATCAAGACCGCGGACTGGATCCTCGATCTCGGTCCGGAAGGCGGCGGCGAGGGCGGGCATCTGGTGGCCTCAGGTCCGCCCGAGAAGGTCGCCAGAGTCAAGCAGAGCCACACCGGACAGTACCTGAGAAAGGCGCTCTAG
- a CDS encoding AAA domain-containing protein encodes MSSPPRSSLAEKRRILQLETLNDLAVALHAHRPEQELVDEVLERVCAVLDPAAAVAVTRDAYGDPRAVSGVGWVGGPPDAIALFAEPVWNELLASGQTIALKDGKLAGRPFEALVATPVAYRGVFLGYLALLDKETRGGDSAEPDSSSFPPEDRRFLEAVSALAGVALDGARQLESLRVQKDRLEEENRVLKELFTADLEDRRIVARAPAMRRALEVAERVAPRGVSVVIRGESGTGKELVAKLLHLRSGRPGPLVAVDCAAVPETLLESELFGIEEGVATGVTARRGKLELAHEGTLFLDEIGDIRPEVQVKLLRALQEREVVRVGARTPISVDVRLVAATHRDLERLVSDGSFRQDLYYRLKGVEIQLPPLRERREDIPHLVRHVVESFCQREGIPVLRVHPDALALLLAYDFPGNVRELQNMMEAAVSLADEQVTAEVVRPLLGEAGGEGPKALDLGAVERQHIGKVLRLTGGNKSRAAQILGIDRRTLQRKGF; translated from the coding sequence GTGAGCTCGCCGCCACGCTCCAGCCTCGCCGAAAAAAGGAGGATCCTCCAGCTCGAGACGCTGAACGACCTCGCGGTGGCACTGCACGCGCACCGGCCGGAGCAGGAGCTGGTGGATGAAGTGCTCGAGCGCGTTTGCGCCGTGCTCGATCCGGCGGCCGCGGTGGCGGTGACCCGGGACGCCTACGGCGATCCCCGTGCGGTTTCCGGAGTGGGGTGGGTAGGCGGTCCGCCCGATGCGATCGCCCTCTTTGCCGAACCGGTCTGGAATGAGCTTCTGGCGAGCGGCCAGACCATCGCCCTCAAGGACGGCAAGCTCGCCGGACGCCCGTTCGAAGCTCTGGTGGCGACACCCGTCGCCTATCGCGGCGTTTTTCTGGGTTATCTCGCGCTGCTGGACAAGGAGACTCGCGGTGGAGACAGCGCCGAGCCGGACAGCTCGAGCTTTCCTCCCGAGGATCGGCGCTTTCTCGAGGCGGTGTCGGCGCTGGCGGGCGTTGCGCTGGATGGCGCTCGCCAGCTCGAGAGCCTGCGCGTCCAGAAGGACCGTCTCGAGGAAGAGAACCGTGTGCTCAAGGAGCTGTTTACGGCCGACTTGGAAGATCGGCGGATCGTGGCAAGAGCGCCGGCCATGCGCCGTGCCCTGGAGGTTGCCGAGCGCGTCGCTCCCCGTGGCGTCAGCGTGGTGATCCGTGGGGAGAGTGGGACCGGGAAGGAGTTGGTCGCAAAGCTGCTTCATCTCCGCTCGGGCCGACCCGGTCCGTTGGTGGCGGTAGACTGTGCAGCGGTGCCCGAGACACTGCTCGAAAGCGAGCTGTTCGGCATCGAAGAGGGGGTCGCAACCGGCGTTACCGCCCGCCGAGGCAAACTCGAACTCGCCCACGAGGGGACGCTGTTTCTGGACGAGATCGGTGACATCCGTCCGGAGGTTCAGGTCAAGCTGCTGCGGGCGCTTCAGGAGCGAGAGGTGGTTCGGGTTGGAGCGCGGACTCCGATTTCAGTCGACGTTCGTCTGGTGGCCGCGACCCATCGAGATCTCGAGCGATTGGTGAGCGATGGCAGCTTTCGCCAGGACCTCTACTACCGCCTGAAGGGTGTCGAGATCCAGCTACCGCCACTGCGCGAAAGAAGAGAGGACATTCCTCATCTGGTCCGCCACGTGGTCGAGAGTTTCTGCCAACGAGAGGGCATACCGGTGCTCCGCGTCCACCCGGACGCGTTGGCTCTCCTCCTTGCCTACGATTTCCCGGGCAACGTTCGGGAGTTGCAGAACATGATGGAGGCGGCTGTCTCTCTGGCCGACGAACAGGTAACCGCAGAAGTGGTTCGTCCGCTGCTCGGTGAGGCCGGGGGCGAGGGGCCGAAGGCCCTGGATCTCGGTGCGGTCGAGCGCCAGCACATCGGCAAGGTGCTCCGGCTCACAGGGGGCAACAAGTCGCGGGCCGCCCAGATTCTCGGAATCGATCGCCGGACCCTGCAGCGGAAGGGTTTCTGA
- a CDS encoding ATP-binding protein, giving the protein MVADMEIAASKTATAMAEFMGLAADKTDEVRMAVVEACINSFEHSHADDSRVYLTFAVTGNEEPEKLLITVRDTGRGFEPTEVAEPKIEEKLKAERKRGWGLKIIRGLMDEVGIESDAEGTTITMVKYARPGEEDD; this is encoded by the coding sequence ATGGTCGCCGACATGGAGATCGCGGCGAGCAAGACGGCGACCGCAATGGCGGAGTTCATGGGACTTGCCGCTGACAAGACAGATGAGGTTCGTATGGCCGTCGTCGAGGCGTGTATCAACTCCTTCGAACACAGTCATGCCGATGACAGCCGCGTGTACCTGACGTTTGCGGTCACCGGCAACGAAGAACCTGAGAAGCTGTTGATCACGGTCCGCGACACCGGTAGGGGATTCGAGCCCACGGAGGTCGCCGAGCCGAAGATCGAGGAAAAGCTGAAAGCCGAGCGCAAGCGCGGTTGGGGCCTGAAGATTATCCGCGGCTTGATGGACGAGGTGGGTATTGAGTCCGACGCCGAAGGTACTACGATCACCATGGTGAAGTACGCTAGGCCGGGAGAGGAAGATGACTGA
- a CDS encoding STAS domain-containing protein, producing the protein MTDTLKVTLKKRDDLSVIYTEGYINNQGGEEIAKIAYRLIDEGEKKLLLNLEGTKIVNSIGISILIEIIERILEIDGRLGFCSLTKTIAKTFHIMGLTQYADIYEDENGGVAGMTG; encoded by the coding sequence ATGACTGACACGTTGAAAGTGACCCTGAAAAAGCGCGATGACCTTTCGGTGATCTATACCGAGGGCTATATCAACAACCAGGGGGGTGAGGAGATCGCCAAGATCGCCTACCGGCTGATCGACGAAGGTGAGAAAAAGCTCCTGCTCAACCTCGAAGGCACGAAGATCGTGAACTCGATTGGCATCTCTATCCTCATCGAGATCATCGAGCGGATTCTCGAGATCGACGGCAGGCTCGGCTTCTGCTCTCTCACCAAGACCATCGCGAAGACGTTCCACATCATGGGACTCACCCAATACGCCGACATCTACGAAGATGAGAACGGCGGCGTCGCCGGCATGACCGGATAG
- a CDS encoding SpoIIE family protein phosphatase — protein sequence MPQPVPTASPADAWEELADASQGRKAERDLLRQLLRILMGELGASVAKLVLNGTVSSQPELVVASDGETSGGSEALEVPVPGGAVCFEGLPAGSAATEIDGPRRAALAAAVRAFDQSEHVKRRQFEVNYRGVELDALYDVGLAIAATLNLDELSEEILLRAVSLLDARRGAFFGSAADEFRLEQTFGGSASERVPAGELERLLTGQTSKAFEVLPGSEHLLAVPIRVEREVKGLLVVADKESREGVGPFGSSDRRTLELFANQAAIALENAYLHRQALEKERLEREGELAAGIQKRLLPETTPEVHGFELTGWSRSARTVGGDYYNYIRLEEGTYFVVLGDVTGKGMPAALLVSTLDSALRLLLNQGLRREDLLFALNRHIFNSSASNTFITLAALELDSATGRGRYASGGHNPSLWLRAGQAPRKLGATGLPIGLFERATYSFEELEFESGDLLCLYSDGITECLSASDEEFGLERLEVSLTERFERPLAETADSICDQMTEFGAAGPRGDDQTVVLVRKS from the coding sequence ATGCCGCAACCGGTTCCGACGGCTTCGCCAGCGGACGCCTGGGAAGAGCTAGCCGACGCAAGCCAGGGGCGGAAGGCCGAAAGAGATCTCCTCAGGCAGCTGCTCCGGATCCTGATGGGGGAGCTGGGGGCCAGCGTCGCCAAGCTGGTTCTGAACGGAACCGTCAGTTCGCAGCCCGAGCTGGTCGTGGCGTCGGATGGCGAGACATCCGGCGGGAGCGAAGCCCTTGAGGTTCCGGTCCCGGGCGGAGCGGTCTGTTTCGAGGGACTTCCCGCCGGCTCGGCGGCCACCGAGATCGACGGGCCGCGCCGGGCGGCACTCGCGGCCGCCGTAAGAGCTTTTGACCAGTCCGAGCATGTCAAGCGCCGCCAGTTCGAAGTCAACTATCGCGGCGTCGAGCTCGATGCACTCTATGACGTCGGTCTCGCGATCGCTGCGACCCTCAACCTGGACGAGCTCTCCGAAGAGATCTTGCTGCGAGCGGTTTCGCTTCTCGACGCTCGCCGAGGTGCATTCTTCGGCAGCGCGGCCGACGAGTTTCGTCTCGAGCAGACCTTCGGTGGCAGCGCCTCGGAACGGGTCCCGGCGGGGGAGCTCGAACGGTTGCTGACGGGCCAGACTTCCAAAGCGTTCGAGGTCCTGCCGGGGAGCGAGCACCTTCTGGCCGTGCCCATCCGGGTCGAAAGGGAAGTCAAGGGCCTTTTGGTTGTGGCAGACAAGGAGAGTCGCGAAGGTGTCGGGCCTTTCGGCAGCTCAGACCGGCGCACGCTGGAGCTCTTTGCGAATCAGGCCGCGATTGCTCTCGAGAACGCCTACCTTCATCGCCAGGCCTTGGAGAAAGAGCGCCTCGAGCGAGAGGGCGAGCTGGCCGCGGGTATTCAGAAACGACTCCTGCCGGAGACCACACCCGAGGTGCACGGGTTCGAGCTGACGGGATGGAGCCGGTCGGCCCGGACGGTCGGTGGTGACTACTACAACTACATCAGGCTAGAAGAGGGCACCTATTTCGTGGTGCTCGGCGACGTTACCGGCAAGGGAATGCCGGCTGCGCTGCTGGTCTCGACGCTGGATTCGGCCTTGCGACTCTTGTTGAACCAGGGCCTCCGCCGAGAAGACCTGCTGTTCGCCCTGAACAGACACATTTTCAACTCCTCGGCCTCGAACACATTCATCACCCTGGCCGCCCTCGAGCTCGATTCCGCCACGGGACGAGGCCGATACGCGAGTGGCGGCCACAACCCCTCACTTTGGCTGCGCGCCGGACAGGCTCCGCGAAAGCTTGGAGCCACGGGCCTGCCAATCGGTCTCTTCGAGCGGGCGACCTACAGCTTCGAGGAGCTCGAGTTCGAGAGCGGCGACCTACTGTGTCTCTATAGCGATGGCATCACCGAGTGCCTTTCGGCCAGCGACGAAGAGTTCGGACTGGAGCGACTCGAAGTCAGCCTCACCGAGCGCTTTGAGCGTCCTCTGGCCGAGACCGCCGATTCGATCTGCGATCAGATGACCGAGTTCGGGGCCGCGGGCCCCCGGGGCGACGACCAGACGGTGGTCCTGGTTCGAAAGAGCTAG
- a CDS encoding beta-ketoacyl-[acyl-carrier-protein] synthase family protein, giving the protein MKRRVAVTGVGLISPLGNDYATVVGSLREGRSGVRAMPAWRDHGLRSLIAGAIVDIDTKKQAARLPKKILPGMSDGALYCALATRDAVTDAGLGDGELQDSRCACIIGSAVGSVDAVRRAGELYFSGRLRRIDPYTLLRGMSSSASATVANVFKVRGPSYSISSACATSAHNIGHAAELIRAGVVDRAIAGGGEDVSELITASFQSLRLALSTHSNDRPTEASRPFDAARDGFVISGGAGIVILEELEAARRRTARIRGEIVGYAATSDGHDLVLPEPKGEQAAACMSLALRDGAIEPEAVDYVNCHATSTAQGDLAEVRALQRVFGRVLPPFSSTKSMTGHGLGAAGALELIYCLGMIEHEFIAPSINVDNPDPAVEGLSLVTECREDGLDTVVSNNFGFGGTNACLVVRRSDG; this is encoded by the coding sequence GTGAAACGCCGGGTCGCGGTAACCGGAGTCGGGCTGATCTCGCCCCTGGGCAATGACTACGCGACCGTGGTCGGATCGCTTCGCGAGGGCCGCAGCGGCGTGCGCGCGATGCCCGCGTGGCGCGATCACGGCCTCAGGAGCTTGATTGCCGGCGCCATCGTCGACATCGACACAAAGAAGCAGGCGGCCAGATTGCCCAAGAAGATCCTGCCCGGGATGTCCGACGGTGCCCTCTACTGCGCCCTGGCGACGCGGGACGCCGTGACCGATGCCGGACTGGGCGACGGAGAACTTCAAGACTCCCGCTGCGCTTGCATCATCGGCAGCGCCGTAGGCAGCGTTGACGCGGTCCGAAGAGCCGGTGAGCTCTACTTCTCCGGTCGACTCCGGCGCATCGACCCGTACACGCTCCTGCGCGGCATGTCGAGCTCTGCAAGCGCGACCGTGGCCAACGTCTTCAAGGTCCGCGGACCAAGCTACTCCATCAGCTCCGCCTGTGCCACTTCCGCGCACAACATAGGCCACGCTGCGGAGCTGATCCGCGCGGGCGTGGTCGATCGCGCCATTGCGGGCGGAGGCGAAGACGTGAGCGAGCTCATTACCGCCTCGTTTCAGTCCCTGCGCCTGGCTCTCTCGACCCACTCGAACGACCGGCCGACTGAAGCCTCGCGACCGTTCGACGCCGCACGCGACGGCTTTGTGATCAGTGGCGGAGCCGGCATCGTGATTCTCGAGGAGCTCGAGGCGGCGCGCCGGCGAACCGCTCGCATCAGAGGCGAGATCGTGGGCTACGCGGCGACCTCGGATGGCCATGACTTGGTGCTACCGGAGCCCAAGGGAGAGCAGGCCGCCGCATGCATGAGCCTGGCCCTGCGCGATGGCGCAATCGAGCCGGAAGCGGTCGACTACGTCAACTGCCACGCGACCTCGACCGCTCAAGGTGACCTCGCCGAGGTTCGAGCACTGCAAAGGGTCTTCGGCCGGGTTCTGCCGCCTTTCTCCTCGACCAAGTCGATGACCGGCCACGGTCTGGGCGCAGCCGGCGCACTCGAGCTGATCTATTGTCTGGGCATGATCGAGCACGAGTTCATCGCCCCTTCGATCAACGTCGATAACCCCGACCCCGCCGTCGAGGGCCTGTCGTTGGTTACCGAGTGTCGCGAGGACGGCCTCGATACCGTCGTGTCGAACAACTTCGGGTTCGGCGGCACCAATGCTTGTCTGGTTGTCAGGCGGTCTGATGGCTGA